Below is a window of Callithrix jacchus isolate 240 chromosome 15, calJac240_pri, whole genome shotgun sequence DNA.
CTGTCCCAGGTGCTGGCACTTCCGTGTGCTATGAAGTGTTTCATTTGATTGTTACATTTACCCTCGCTCCATATGTCAGTAAGTTACAGTTTCCGCTTACCGTTCCCTTGACTACATTCTAGAATTTGTAGTGTGGATGAGCTAATTATCTCCCATGTAGAAACTGACACTATTTGAGATTTGGACATTTTTGAGCTCTGTGCATTTGTTGATTCCTTCTCTATGGAAACTATTCTGTCCTTGAAGGGAGAGTGGGACATGGGGAGATGTCTAAATTGGTCACCTCCACCAAAAACATTGGTTTTCTCCTCAAATGGATCTACTCCCTAAGGACTTGGATGTCTTTCCCAGTAAATAGAATCATTCAGTGACATATAGGACAGTGTAACAAACTGGGGAGAGTATGGACCTAGAGTGAGGTCAGACTGGGTGCCTCCTCTCTGGCCTGCAGGCTGTGGCACCACTGATAACTCACctggcttctctgagcctcagtttcctcatctctaaaatagaaaACTCTGCCTTACAGAGTTGTGTCAAAGTTACAAAAGGTAAGGTACACAAGGTTCCTGGCACATTGCCTTTCATTCCACTGCTTTGGAATGCCTTTGGTGACCCTGGGGTATTTGTGGCAGTGTTTGGATTTCTGGGTTCCTGGCTCCTCTACCTCTGTGGTAGCCTCTCCTTCctctggggtgggggagaggaagAAGCTTCCACTAATTTTCCTGCAGGAACCTCTGGAGGCAGCAGGTTGACTTTTGCAATGGAGTGTGTGTTTTTGTGCAACATAAACCTTTTCCTGAGCACCAGAGCAGCACTTATTTGCAATGCCCCATAAGCCTGACTCCTTTTGTAGAGAGCCCCTGGCGGAGTTCCTGGTGGTCATGCAGGGCTGCTTTTTAGGTGCATTTGCGGGAACTGGGAAGTGAGCCTTCCACTTGCACTGGGCTTGGGCTTGTTCTGCTGCGGGAGCTCAAGGAGCCTGACTCGTGCCACTTCCTGCACTTCCCCCTGACCTCcacaggagggaggcaggcatCCATGCCTGGCAACGCCTCCTGCTGAGCTGCCAAAGCTCTGGCTGTTTGCTCAGCTGGCATATCCAGGTCCTGTCTTTACTGAACTGTCTGCACAGGCTTACCTGGGGTGTGAGGCTCTCCAAGGCTTCCTGTTAGCTTTTTTGTTGGGGGCGGAAGGGCGAGGGGATCTATTGCCACCCTCGAAGAAcatctttcctttgctttttaggGAGTTTTCGGGTGCTCTCATTTATTCCTTATATAGGCTCACTTTTGTCTATTGTATAGGGACAGGCTTTCTAAGAGACAGCCTATTCATTTCTCCAGAGTAAAGATCTGTTAAGAATATGGGATCAGAGTCCCACTGAGAATGATAATAAAGGGATGGGGGCATTGGAAGGCCTTGAACTTGAAGCAAAGGAAACTAccctttctctgttttttgaCGCAAGGTTAGTCCCTCCCTCTGTTCAAATGCCAGGCCAGCCCAGGCCTTTGCAAAATTATCATAGAAAAAGAGCATATAGAGAAGCAGTGAGTTGCAAATTTCTGCAGAAAACAGACCAAAGATCTAGCTGCTCTGATGAATATTGTtgatagctttaaaaaatagcttctgaggccaggcgtggtggctcatgcctgtaatctcagcactttggaaggccaaggcaggtggatcacctcaggtcaggagtttgagaccagcctggccaacagtgaaaccctgtctctaccaaaaatataaacattacccaggcatggtggctcatgcctatagtcccagctactcgagaggctgaggcaggagaatcgcttgaacctgggaagtggaggttgcagtgagcagagatcgtgccattgcactccagcctgggtgacagagtgagactccatctaaaaaacaaaaaaaaattctgaaggtTTCTAATGTACAGTGAAAAATGATCCTTTTTCAGTCCTGTGTATTCCCTTTTCCAGGGCTTCAGTCTTCAGGAGAAAGTAGGAAATCTTGTCCAGTTGTCCCCTAGGGGCTCCCCACGGGGAAGGTAGCTGCACATGAGACAATGCTGACATCAGCAGTGCCTGAGAACCTTACCCTTCCTGAGACAGATTCTGGGAGTGGGTGTGGGATGTGTTTAGAGTAGGGCTGGTAGGGGTGGGCGTAGGAGCAGAAGGGTCAGGAAGGCGGGGGGTGGAGCTGGATCACAGGGGTGGGCAAGGTGGGTGAGAGGGAAGAATGTGTGCTGCCCAGTAGCGGGATGGGTTGGGGAAGAATATCTAGGCTGGAGGTTGGGTGGCAGGGAGCCTGTGTCTGATGTTCCTGGGGGAAAGGTCCAGGGTTCTTAGGGTCCTGCGTGAGGGTCCAGGAAAGAGTCCATAAGTTCCATTCATCTGGTGTGTCCTGTTCAGGTACCTGGGGATTGGTCCAGGGACTGGAGGTTTGGTTCAGCAGACCAGGAATCTTGGCTCTGAATCCCAGCTGCTGCTTCAGGAGCCCAGAGTCAGTAGTTCTGGCCGAGGCAGTAAAGTTTGTCTCCAACAATCCAGAAGTCCTGTGTGGGAGCTCGTTCAGTGTGAGGACTGGAGAGGTTCTGCTTGGGACAGCTGTGGTAGGTGGGGCCTGCCTGTGCAGAGGGTGGGCCGTCCTACAATCAGCAGGAAACGCACCTTTCCTCGGAGCAGGTGTTGGAAGCTCAGGAAGATGTCATTGGGATCCTTGTGAGCTGTGGTCCTTCCCTGTGGAGGAAACTGAGGGCAGAGGATGGCCCTGAGGCCAGAGACCAGGGCCCGATCTCAGACCTCCCTTGTCTAAGTAGGAAAGGCAGGATAGCAGCACCCAGGAGTTGTGGCTGGCAGGGAGCACTCTCAGGAGACCAGCTCCTCTGGCCTTGAGCTCCCTGGAAGACCGCTTCTTCCTTCAGGCCTTCTAGGGGAATGAGTCAGAAAGGAACATTTTCTACAGATGCCTGGACTGGGGACTTACCTGGGTTCCAAGGAGGCCCTGGAGGGCCCCAAGGAGGAGACGGACCTGTCCAGAAAGCTGCCCCAGCAGGGATGAGAGGCAAGTGGGTCCCAGTTGTCCCCGTGCTGCCATCACTCCCTCCAGCAGGAGGGTCACAGCTCCCAGAATGTCCTGTGCCTTAGTCTGCTCCTGAGAAAGAGATGGAAGGGAGAAGCGTACTGCTTCAAAGGGCACATTAAGAGCGGGTGGGGAGCCTGTAGGAGTAGCCAGCAGAGTGAATCATACGGGCTGAGACCTGGACCGGACCAGGGTCCCACCCAGCGCAGGAATTCCTTCACAGTCTCCCGACAGTTGGTCAGCAGCCTCTGCTTCAAAAACGCCGGCGTCCGAGGATCCAGTGGACTTCAGTGAGGAGAGATCCTTGTTTTCTTATGTTGCTGACATCTGCCCTGTTACAGCTTTTACCTCTTGGTTCTAGTGCTGCAAATCTACTTTTTCTGCTTCAAAGCCTTAGGACCAAACGATTTTTAAACTGAatgaaggccgggcatggtggttcacacctataatcccagcacttcgggaggccgaggtgggtggatcacctcggGTCAGAAGTTttagaccagcccggccaacatggcgaaaccctgtctctactaaaaatacaaatattagctgggtgtggtggcagaacctgtaatcccagttactcaggaggctgaggcagtagaatcacttgaacccaggaggcagaggttgcagtaagccaagactgtgccattgcactccagcctgagggatacagtgagactccatctcaaataataataataataataaaactctaaaTGTAGATATGAGATACTATCATAATGatcataaagataaaaagaaaggactggccgggcatggtggctcatgcctgaaattgcagctctttgggaggccaaggcgggcaaatgacctgaggtcgggagtttgagaccagcctgcccaacttggagaaaccccgtctctactaaaaatgcagaattagctgggcgtggtggcacatgcctgtaatcccagctacttgggaggctgaggcaggagaatcgcttgaacccgagaggcggaagttgcagtgagccgagattgcgctattgcactccagcctgggcgacagagcgagactctgtctcaaaaaaaaaaaaaaagaaaaatagaaaagaaaggattACAAGGGACGTGTAGGACCTGTCCTTCTTCCCTGATCCAGTCCCGAGAAGAAAAGATGTAGGGCTCTTGAGatagattttagtttttaaaactattcCTCATTGAACATGTTTCTAGTCTTACTGTTCAGGCTGCTTCTTCCTGGACACATGTTAGTTTAATATGATTCCTCTTAATAAATTAGCATGTGTCTTCAGGGGGATGTCCAGTGTTCAGGCCAGTATATTTAAGTATAGTCCGCTCAGAGTTCTCTAGAAGCATTTCCACAATGGGGATGCTAACCATCGAACAGACAAGAATTAGTAGCTTTAAGAATAGCTGCTTCAAGAagtagcaattaaaaaaaaaaaaagaaaaagatgataaaAAAGAATAGCTCCTTCAGTAATGTTACATGGTAAGTTTGGGGCCAATGCTCCGAGATGCTTTTCACAGGAAGTGCTAGGGCCAGAAGTTTAAACGATGGAAGCAGGGCATTGTGGCCTGAAAGCTGGAATAGGACTTGACTCTTTAATGTACACATGTAGAATTTTACATCTCTGTTTTCTCGCCTTGTTTTTGACTTAGTTTTTCAGTGGCTGGAACCTTGATTCAGTCTTTCGTTATTGTAGTGGTACTCCCCAGCTTTGTGTCATCTGTGGATGACATAGGAGTCTTGCTTCTTCATGACAATTGAAGAAGATTGAACAGGAATAGGTCAAAGTCATGAGAGATTTCTCTCCAGCTTTTCAAGGTGTTCAGCTTTAAATCTGTTAACATATTGAACTTGCAAGCCATCACCTTATCCACAGGATATCATCATAGGTGAATGTAGATTGGGTTAGGGTGGCCAAGCTGAAGGtgagctgtttttaaaaagctcaagaGTTTTGGAGAATCCATGGGAAGCAGCAGGAGACTGAAGTCAGAACTCAGGGAAGCCAAGGTTAGGGACAGCTTTCTTACTGTCTGGGTTTTCCACTCTCCCAAGCTAAAGTCCACAGTAGGCAGCAGGACAGGTGTGGGCAAAGGGCTAACATCTGGGCACTGGCTCTGTTGAAAAAGATGGGTGGGGGAAGAAGGAAGCTGAAATAGAGAGGGATATGGGAGCCTAATGAGCAGGACAGTCCTCCACGACTACTATATCTAGGCGAGAGCTTTTAAATTGCAAAGTATAATCCTTGTCAGGGAGTGTGATCAGTAGGTGGTGACAATATGGGAAGAATAGTCATTGGGTCAAGGAGTTAGGAGGTGATGGAGGGTGACACCGGGGAGTGAGGGTGTCTTACCACTTACGTGGATAAAGGGGATTATGTTGGGAGTTCTCACCAGTCTGCTGTGAAGGACATGGGAGTCACGCAGCAGTTTACTGAGGACTCGGAGGTCACAGGCAGGAGGAGCCGGGCTGGACAGAGTTAGGCTTGCAGTTAGGAGAAGCATGACCACGAGGAGCAGTTCTAGATGAGGAGAGGTGAGGTTGGAAGATAAGGAGGAAATCACTGTCAGCTGGTATTTCAGGAGTTCCCATTCAGGACCCAGACCTGAAATCCAGGGAATCCACTTCTCAGACCCCTTATTTTTGGGAGAATGAGTCCCCCGCCCCCTGCCCCTGCAGcctgtctcctttctctctcccttcctcccatgTTTCCATCTGGCCCTGGCCCCTCAAGTGTGATCTTACCAGTCAGCTCCATTCTGGCCAGGG
It encodes the following:
- the THPO gene encoding LOW QUALITY PROTEIN: thrombopoietin (The sequence of the model RefSeq protein was modified relative to this genomic sequence to represent the inferred CDS: inserted 7 bases in 4 codons; deleted 3 bases in 3 codons; substituted 1 base at 1 genomic stop codon); the protein is MTMSQVAHRQEKMDPPIQIFSVLYVGGGVDPGPGRGSREEKASLPGAFASVWWLPPLIGQRWPRQACDLLHWRGCIPPPHXFLPICSPECGLLCTWVLEPLSTWIESSSSAHLCPTLLCPEVXESKPPPWPLEGFGGEAPNREPCQPDTLARMELTELLLVVMLLLTASLTLSSPAPPACDLRVLSKLLRDSHVLHSRLSQCPDVSPLPTPVLLPTVDFSLGEWKTQTEQTKAQDILGAVTLLLEGVMAARGQLGPTCLSSLLGQLSGQVRLLLGALQGLLGTQFPPQGRTTAHKDPNDIFLSFQHLLRGKVRFLLIVGRPTLCXRQAPPTTAVPSRTSPVLTLNELPHRTSGLLETNFTASARTTDSGLLKQQLGFRAKIPGLLNQTSSPXGPIPRYLNRTHQMNGTYGLFPGPSRRTLRTLDLSPGTSDTGSLPPNLQPRYSSPTHPATGQHTFFPLXPTLPTPVIQLHPRLPDPSAPTPTPTSPTLNTSHTHSQNLSQEG